The genomic region GTGCTTAAGTATCGTGGAAGAAAGAACCGCATGCCTCAGGCGGGTATAGGCGACATTTTCATCGGCTCGGTGAAGAAAGGCACCCCCGAGATGCGCAAACAGATCGTACGCTGCGTGGTCATACGCCAGAAGAAGGAGTTCAGGCGTCCGAACGGCCTCAGGGTGTCCTTCGAGGATAACGCTTGCGTGCTCGTGGACGAGAACAACGATCCTAAGGGGACCGAGATAAAGGGGCCGGTCGCCAGGGAGGTCGCGGAGCGCTATGCGAAGATAGGCTCGACCGCGACCATGATAGTGTGAGGTGCATGACATGATCACATCATCACAGCCGAGAAAGCAGAGAAAGTACAGGTACACCGCCCCCTTACACATAAAGAGCAAGTTCTTGAACGCACACCTCAGCGATGAGCTCTCTAAGGAGTATGGCATTAAGACTTTGCGAGTCATCGAAGGGGACACCGTTAAGGTGATGAGAGGTGACTACGCGGGCACCGAGGGCAAGGTGCGCGAGGTCGACGTCAAGCACGAGTGCGTCATAGT from Methanocella conradii HZ254 harbors:
- a CDS encoding 50S ribosomal protein L14, producing MRAIKAKVPRSIHTATRLDVADNTGARLVEVISVLKYRGRKNRMPQAGIGDIFIGSVKKGTPEMRKQIVRCVVIRQKKEFRRPNGLRVSFEDNACVLVDENNDPKGTEIKGPVAREVAERYAKIGSTATMIV
- the rplX gene encoding 50S ribosomal protein L24, with amino-acid sequence MTSSQPRKQRKYRYTAPLHIKSKFLNAHLSDELSKEYGIKTLRVIEGDTVKVMRGDYAGTEGKVREVDVKHECVIVDGVSEVKADGKEVPRRVHASNLLITKLNTDDERRLRKHTKGGKKE